In Streptococcus parapneumoniae, the genomic stretch ATTACATGTACGACAGCTTGCTTCACGATTGTACTTAACCTCTTTTTCAGCTCCAAAAATAGCTTCTTCAAAAGTCAAATTCACACGGTATTGGAGGTCATCCCCCTGACGAGGAGCATTTGGATTGCGTGAAGCACCGCCTCCACCGAAGAAGCTTGAGAAAATGTCCTCAAAGCCACCGAAACCACCTGCCCCATTGAAACCGCCAGCTCCACCACCGAAGCCTCCAAAGCCACCATTGGCACCAGCCGCACCATATTGGTCATAGGCAGCCCGTTTTTGGTCGTCACTCAAAGTCTCATAGGCTTCTTGAACTTCCTTGTACTTTTCCTCAGCACCAGGCTCCTTGTTGATATCTGGGTGGTATTTTTTCGAAAGCTTACGATAAGCCTTTTTGATCTCGTCTGCCGAAGCGTTTTTGGACACCCCCAGACGATCATAAAATTCAGTATTGTTCATACAAGATACCAAGACCGTAAAATTCGACTGAAAAATAGGAAATCTGACGCTGGAGCGATGCTCCTAGACAGATTTATCTTTTTTCCGAGAATTTAGGTCGGGTTCAATTCCTTTCTTTTATATTTAGTAAGAAATTCTGGAACCCGTGTTCAATTCCCTGAACACCTTTGTTCCTTTCTGTTATTGTTGCGGAACGAAACCACGATTTAGGTCGGGTTCAATTCCTATATTTCATATTGATGAGACAAACCCCAAATAAATCAGGTTTAGGCCCTTTTTATCGAAAAACAGAGGCTGGGTTGCAACCTCTGCAAATAAGTAAATTAACTTTATTTTGATTTTAAATATCCTATAAGTACAGAAATATTTATATATTTTTGTCTCTTCTTAGTATTGGCTATAAAATTCCAATAGATTAGAAGGAATACACCGACAACCCAAATCATGCCCATTATAAACGATATTATAAATTCTGGTTTTTGTATTGTTACTGATACTAGTGATGATACTAACGCTGACAACAATACTGAAGTAACAAAATTCCTTACCGCTTCATCATTTTTGACACAACTATCATGTTCAGCTAATACAGTTTCTCTATATCTAGCCAAATATACTGCTGGAATATTATCTATAAAATCTTTTGCAGACTCATAACTATCAGCTTTATTACAGAAATCATTATAAACTTTTCTTGTACTTTTTAGATACTCTTCTGTTAATACTTTCATCTTACTTTTCAGTAAACTCTCCGTCTACGACGTCATCGCCTGCGTTTCCTGTTGCTTGTGCGCCTTCTGCTCCTGCTTGAGCTTGTTGGGCTGCTGCGGCTTGTTCGTAGAGTTTAACAGCAAGGCCTTGAGCTTTTTCGTTCAACGCTTCAAGTTTTGCTTTCATTTCGTCCAAGTTGTTGTCTTCTTGAGCTTTCTTAAGGTCATCAAGGGCAGCTTGGGCAGCATCACGTTCTGCATCGAAGCCTTTACCTTCAGTTTCCTTGATTGTCTTTTCAGTCGCAAAGATAGCTTGGTCTACTTCGTTACGAAGGTCAACTTCTTCTTTACGTTTCTTATCTGCTTCAGCGTTAGCTTCTGCATCTTTCATCATGCGGTCAATTTCTTCATCAGTCAAACCTGAGTTAGATTGGATTACAATTGTTTGTTCTTTTTGAGTTCCAAGGTCTTTGGCCTTAACAGACACAATACCGTTCTTATCGATGTCAAATGTCACTTCGATTTGAGGAATTCCACGAGGTGCAGCTGGGATATCTGTCAATTGGAAACGTCCAAGAGTCTTGTTATCTGCTGCCATTGGGCGTTCACCTTGAAGAACGTGGATATCAACGGCTGGTTGGTTGTCTGCTGCTGTTGAGAAGACTTGTGATTTAGAAGTTGGGATTGTTGTGTTGCGGTCGATGAGTTTTGTAAATACCCCACCCATTGTTTCGATACCAAGTGACAATGGCGTTACGTCAAGAAGGACAACGTCTTTGACATCACCAGTGATGACACCACCTTGGATCGCAGCACCCATAGCAACTACTTCATCAGGGTTTACTGATTTGTTTGGTTCTTTACCAGTTTCAGCTTTCACAGCTTCTACAACGGCTGGGATACGAGTTGAACCACCAACAAGGATAACTTCGTCGATTTCTGACAAGCTCAAACCTGCATCTGAAAGGGCTTGACGAACTGGAACTTTTGTACGTTCTACAAGGTCACGAGTCAAATCGTCAAATTTCGCACGAGTCAAGATCATTTCCAAGTGAAGAGGTCCAGCCTCACCTGCAGTGATAAATGGCAAGCTGATTTGAGTTGAAGTTACACCAGAAAGGTCTTTCTTCGCTTTTTCAGCTGCATCTTTCAAACGTTGCATTGCCATCTTGTCAGTAGACAAGTCAATACCGTTTTCTTTCTTGAATTCTGCTACCAAGTGGTCAATGATTTTTTGGTCAAAGTCGTCACCACCAAGTTTGTTGTCCCCTGCAGTTGACAATACGTCGAAGACACCGTCACCCAATTCAAGAATAGAGACGTCGAATGTACCACCACCAAGGTCAAATACCAAGATTTTTTCTTCTTTATCAGTCTTGTCCAAACCGTAAGCAAGGGCTGCTGCAGTTGGTTCGTTGACAATACGTTCTACTTCAAGACCAGCGATTTTACCAGCGTCTTTTGTTGCTTGACGTTGAGCATCGTTGAAGTAAGCTGGAACTGTGATAACTGCTTTCGTTACTTTTTCACCAAGGTAGTCTTCAGCGTAGCCTTTCAAGTATTGAAGAATCATAGCTGAGATTTCTTGTGGAGTGTATTCTTTTCCGTTTGCAGAAACTTTTTCAGAAGTTCCCATCTTAGATTTGATAGAGATAACTGTATCTGGGTTTGTGACTGCTTGACGTTTCGCAGCGTCA encodes the following:
- a CDS encoding tRNA (guanine-N7)-methyltransferase; the protein is MKVLTEEYLKSTRKVYNDFCNKADSYESAKDFIDNIPAVYLARYRETVLAEHDSCVKNDEAVRNFVTSVLLSALVSSLVSVTIQKPEFIISFIMGMIWVVGVFLLIYWNFIANTKKRQKYINISVLIGYLKSK
- the dnaK gene encoding molecular chaperone DnaK codes for the protein MSKIIGIDLGTTNSAVAVLEGTESKIIANPEGNRTTPSVVSFKNGEIIVGDAAKRQAVTNPDTVISIKSKMGTSEKVSANGKEYTPQEISAMILQYLKGYAEDYLGEKVTKAVITVPAYFNDAQRQATKDAGKIAGLEVERIVNEPTAAALAYGLDKTDKEEKILVFDLGGGTFDVSILELGDGVFDVLSTAGDNKLGGDDFDQKIIDHLVAEFKKENGIDLSTDKMAMQRLKDAAEKAKKDLSGVTSTQISLPFITAGEAGPLHLEMILTRAKFDDLTRDLVERTKVPVRQALSDAGLSLSEIDEVILVGGSTRIPAVVEAVKAETGKEPNKSVNPDEVVAMGAAIQGGVITGDVKDVVLLDVTPLSLGIETMGGVFTKLIDRNTTIPTSKSQVFSTAADNQPAVDIHVLQGERPMAADNKTLGRFQLTDIPAAPRGIPQIEVTFDIDKNGIVSVKAKDLGTQKEQTIVIQSNSGLTDEEIDRMMKDAEANAEADKKRKEEVDLRNEVDQAIFATEKTIKETEGKGFDAERDAAQAALDDLKKAQEDNNLDEMKAKLEALNEKAQGLAVKLYEQAAAAQQAQAGAEGAQATGNAGDDVVDGEFTEK